The Lysinibacter cavernae genome has a window encoding:
- a CDS encoding MarR family transcriptional regulator, whose protein sequence is MSPDEHRVSEAAERDELLSTLLELQKNMETTVLPQVVEPLLKTPLTIQQLKVLLILVTEVDENTVQGLATLLDVSLATMSGILDRLSNHGMVQRSSDVHDQRVRRINATADGRAAIRSLMLAQSTMDVGPLGRLTTDELRALAVGMSAYLREAAVQVQGEPRAEE, encoded by the coding sequence GTGTCACCCGATGAACACCGCGTCAGCGAAGCTGCCGAGCGCGACGAGCTCCTCAGTACGCTCCTCGAGCTGCAAAAGAATATGGAGACCACCGTGCTCCCGCAGGTGGTTGAGCCCCTGCTCAAGACCCCACTGACGATTCAGCAGCTGAAAGTGTTGCTCATTCTGGTCACCGAGGTTGACGAAAATACCGTGCAGGGCCTTGCCACGCTGCTCGACGTTTCGCTCGCGACGATGTCCGGCATCCTCGACCGTCTCTCCAATCACGGCATGGTCCAGCGGTCATCGGATGTGCACGATCAGCGGGTGCGCCGCATTAACGCAACCGCCGATGGAAGGGCCGCAATACGGTCACTCATGCTCGCGCAGTCCACGATGGATGTTGGGCCGCTTGGGCGGCTCACCACTGACGAGCTCCGGGCGCTCGCGGTTGGCATGAGCGCCTACCTGCGGGAAGCCGCGGTTCAGGTGCAGGGCG